CACCTTCGCGTTCATCGATCCCGCGGAGGCCAAGCACTGGGTCGACGACTACTACGAGACCTTCAAGCGCGAGTGCGTGCCGATCGGCCACGCGGTCAACCCGAACGTGGCCATGGTGACGGGCTTCTCGTGCCACCCGGATGGCGAAGAGGCGCGCCGGCGCGGCACCGAGGGTTTCCGCTTCTTCCAGTTCGCCCTCGGCCATCACTATGTGTTCGGCAAGCACCGGCCCGGCCGTACCGACATCTGGGACAAGTTCGAGCGGGTGCGGGCCGAGCTGGACCTCGACGTCCTGGGCGGCGGCACCGGCTGCATCGGCACGCCCGACGAGCTGCGCGCTTCGCTGCGCGCCTTCGAGGACTACGGGGTCGATCAGACCATCTTCATCCAGCAGGGCGGCCGGAACCGCCACGAGCACATCTGCGAGTCGCTCGAGCTGTTCGCCTCGTCGGTGATGCCGGAATTCCGGGCGCGCGAGGCGGCGCGGGCCACGGCCAAGGAGCGGGAGCTGGCGCCCTACGTGGCCGCCGCCTTCGAGCGGAAGCGCGCGGCGGTCGGGCTCGCCGAGGCCGACATCCCGACGTACGAGGCCTACGGGCTCACGGTCACCGAGCTGCCGGACCTGGACAAGATGCCGGAGGCGAACCGGCGACGGTTCCTGACCTTCGCGCGCATGCGGCAGATCATGGAGGATCGCTAGGCCACATGTCGGGCCCCGAGGCGGCCCCGCCTCTGGCCGGGCGCCTCCGGCGCGCCGGGGAGATGCTGATCGGTCTCTCGGGCTCGCCCCTCCCCACGCACGTCTTCCAGGCCCTCGCCGAGCAGGCGGACACCGTGGTGCCCCACGATTATCTGGCCATCTGCCTGGAGGACGCCGACCGGCAGGGCTATCTCGTCCACTCGCTGTCCGGCTACCTGGAGCGGCCGGTAGGCGGCCGACTGTTCTCGAAGGAGGAGGGCCTGCCCGGGCGCAGCCTCCGCACCGGGCGGGCCCACCTGGTCGGAGATCTCCACGCCATTCCCGACGCCGCCGACGATCTCGACGGCGTGCTCGCGCGGGCCGGGCTGCAGGCGGCGCTCACGGTGCCGCTCCGTCGCGGCATCCAGATCCTGGGGGCGCTCTTCTTCGCGCGCCGGAGCGCGCCGTACACCGTCGATGACCTCGAGGTCGCCTCGCTGGTGGCCGCGGGCGTGTCCGGCGCGCTCGAGACGTGCCGGGCCTACCAGGCGCTGGCCGACGAGCGCGGCACGCTCGCCGCGGTGCTGGCGAGCACCGCCGACGCGGTGGTGATGGTCAATCCCGACGGTGTCGTGCTGCTGGCCAACCCGGCGGTGCGGGCCATGCTGGGCGTGGCCCCCGAGCGGATCACCGGACGGCCGCTGGACGACGCGATCGCCCACGAGCCGCTCCGCCGACTCTTCGAGACCGGCCGGCCGGGCATCGCGGAGCTGCCGCTCCCCGACGGGCGGACCGCCCAGGCCAGCCTCGTCTCGGTGAGCACCGAGTACGGCGAGCCGGTGGGCCTCGCCGCGATCCTGCGCGACATCACCCTCCTCAAGAGCCTCGAGCAGATGAAGAACGACTTCGTCAACACGGTGTCGCACGATCTCAAGAGCCCGATCATGGCGATCTCGATGACCGCCGAGCTGCTGCTGAAGGCCGCGCCCGCCGCGGACCCGGGCCACCGCGAGCGCTGCGAGCGGATCCTGCGCAGCTCGAAGCAGATGACCGAGCTGGTCACCGACCTGCTCGACCTCGGCAAGATCGAGGCGGGGTTGGACGTCGCCACCGAGCGTGTCGACCTGGCGCCGCTCATCGAGGAGACGGTCGCCGGATCGCGCGCGCTGGCCGAGAGCAAGCGCGTCACCATCGCGGCGACCGCGCCGCCCGAGGCCGCGGTGCTCGGGACGCGGGCCCGCCTGGCGCAGGTGCTGGTGAACCTCGTCGGCAACGCGGTCAAGTACAGCCGGAGCGGCGGGCGGGTGCGGGTCACCGTCGAGCCCGCGCCATCCGGAGGGCCGGTGCGCATCGAGGTGTGCGACGACGGCATCGGCATCCCGGCGCGCGATCTGCCGCACGTCTTCGACAAGTTCTACCGGGTGCGCAACGACTCCACCGCCGGGATCGCGGGAACCGGGCTCGGGCTCGCCATCACCCGCAGCATCGTCGATGCCCACGGCGGGCGCATCGGCGTGAACAGCACCGAAGGCGCGGGCAGCACCTTCTGGGTCGAGCTGCCGGCCGCGCCGGCCGGGCCGCGGCCCTGAGGCTGTCTCAGCCTTCCTTCTTCACCTCGTTGAAGACGTCGCGGGCGCAGATCAGCGCCTCGCGGATCATCGGCACGCCCACGTAGCCCGACATGTGGATGAGCACCTCGATCAGCTCCTGCTCGGTCCATCCCTGGCGCAGCGCCATCCGCAGGTGGATGCGCAGCTCGGGCTCCCGGCCGGTGGCCGCGTCGGAGACGACGCACACCAGCGTGCGCGTCTTGAGGTCGAGCCCGGGACGGCTCCAGAGCGCGCCGAACACGTTCTCGGTGGCGACGTCGATGAACGTGCGCATGATCGGGTCCTGGTAGGTCGTGGCGTTCACCCGCTCCACGTACTTGTCGCCCAGCAGCTGGCGACGGATCTCGTTGCCCTTCCGGTGCCGCTCGCTCTCGGGCATGGTCCTCTCCTCTCGAAGTGGGGACGCGCTACCGGCGCG
The Candidatus Methylomirabilota bacterium DNA segment above includes these coding regions:
- a CDS encoding LLM class flavin-dependent oxidoreductase: MKFGVFYEHQLPRPWSRGSEQQLFQDALAQVELADRLGIDHAWEVEHHFLEEYSHSSAPEVFLAAASQRTRRIRLGHGIVLMPPGYNHPARVAERLATLDLVSNGRVDWGTGESASRAELEGFGVDPVERRAMWRETTEQVASMLALDPYPGFHGKYFSMPVRNVVPKPVQQPHPPLWVACSNRETIHLAAQLGMGALTFAFIDPAEAKHWVDDYYETFKRECVPIGHAVNPNVAMVTGFSCHPDGEEARRRGTEGFRFFQFALGHHYVFGKHRPGRTDIWDKFERVRAELDLDVLGGGTGCIGTPDELRASLRAFEDYGVDQTIFIQQGGRNRHEHICESLELFASSVMPEFRAREAARATAKERELAPYVAAAFERKRAAVGLAEADIPTYEAYGLTVTELPDLDKMPEANRRRFLTFARMRQIMEDR
- a CDS encoding ATP-binding protein; amino-acid sequence: MSGPEAAPPLAGRLRRAGEMLIGLSGSPLPTHVFQALAEQADTVVPHDYLAICLEDADRQGYLVHSLSGYLERPVGGRLFSKEEGLPGRSLRTGRAHLVGDLHAIPDAADDLDGVLARAGLQAALTVPLRRGIQILGALFFARRSAPYTVDDLEVASLVAAGVSGALETCRAYQALADERGTLAAVLASTADAVVMVNPDGVVLLANPAVRAMLGVAPERITGRPLDDAIAHEPLRRLFETGRPGIAELPLPDGRTAQASLVSVSTEYGEPVGLAAILRDITLLKSLEQMKNDFVNTVSHDLKSPIMAISMTAELLLKAAPAADPGHRERCERILRSSKQMTELVTDLLDLGKIEAGLDVATERVDLAPLIEETVAGSRALAESKRVTIAATAPPEAAVLGTRARLAQVLVNLVGNAVKYSRSGGRVRVTVEPAPSGGPVRIEVCDDGIGIPARDLPHVFDKFYRVRNDSTAGIAGTGLGLAITRSIVDAHGGRIGVNSTEGAGSTFWVELPAAPAGPRP
- a CDS encoding carboxymuconolactone decarboxylase family protein, with amino-acid sequence MPESERHRKGNEIRRQLLGDKYVERVNATTYQDPIMRTFIDVATENVFGALWSRPGLDLKTRTLVCVVSDAATGREPELRIHLRMALRQGWTEQELIEVLIHMSGYVGVPMIREALICARDVFNEVKKEG